A genomic segment from Pollutimonas thiosulfatoxidans encodes:
- a CDS encoding DUF3293 domain-containing protein: MGADRQEELEAVFNNAIYIVYAPEGELRLRIGEDAPALRQLLHKHGTNRAAIITAHNPEARRQGAAANQAAQARLLHQAEELQLPLLHGHNRAEQGDGPVEPTVVILGIEHQDACKLARDFDQVALVYIGEHAPEVVWL; encoded by the coding sequence ATGGGCGCTGATCGACAAGAAGAACTGGAAGCTGTCTTTAACAATGCGATCTATATCGTTTATGCCCCGGAGGGTGAGCTACGCTTGCGGATAGGCGAGGACGCCCCAGCGCTGCGCCAACTATTGCACAAGCACGGAACAAACAGGGCGGCGATTATCACTGCTCATAACCCCGAGGCTCGTAGGCAAGGCGCGGCCGCCAACCAGGCCGCTCAAGCTCGGCTGCTGCACCAGGCGGAGGAACTGCAACTGCCCTTGCTACATGGGCACAATCGCGCCGAACAGGGGGATGGCCCGGTAGAACCGACAGTTGTCATACTGGGAATTGAGCACCAGGATGCCTGCAAACTCGCACGCGACTTTGATCAGGTGGCGCTGGTATACATTGGCGAGCACGCCCCCGAAGTCGTTTGGCTCTAG
- a CDS encoding LysR substrate-binding domain-containing protein, with product METLNPQATIHRLTQRLKMRHLVLLLRIQQHGSLTRVADFMATSQPAVTKALAELEAMFGAPLFDRSSRGMTPTALGRVALKRAEAMLHDLDHLARDMQAVASGHHAHLNVGVTPFLSGSILGSAVRNAVSDPLEPLMLTLHEGSSEYLLQRLRDHSLDVAICRASAAVDIEGLAFEVLLHQQPRLLASRRLAAQLARRQLSWPALRDLQWILGTEGTSVRQQVSNIFLQEGITPPLPVVESDSTMIVGDILVANENAISIMPSDIAAELVRIAGVAIVPYTFYWTLPPIALYTRLEDPQREAGTRFAQALRKAFPGGHQREAGHGR from the coding sequence ATGGAAACCTTGAATCCACAGGCCACCATACATCGGCTGACTCAGCGCCTGAAGATGCGCCACCTGGTGCTGCTGCTCCGCATCCAGCAGCACGGCTCGCTTACGCGTGTTGCCGACTTCATGGCTACCAGCCAGCCAGCCGTCACCAAAGCGCTGGCTGAACTGGAAGCAATGTTCGGCGCACCGCTATTCGACCGCTCGTCGCGGGGGATGACGCCTACCGCACTGGGACGCGTGGCCTTGAAGCGAGCCGAAGCCATGCTGCACGATCTGGATCACCTGGCGCGCGACATGCAGGCGGTGGCCTCCGGCCATCACGCCCACTTGAATGTCGGTGTAACGCCCTTTCTGTCGGGCAGCATCCTGGGCAGCGCAGTGCGCAATGCGGTCAGCGACCCTCTCGAACCCTTGATGCTGACGCTGCATGAGGGCAGCAGCGAGTATCTGCTGCAGCGGCTGCGCGACCACAGCCTTGATGTCGCGATCTGCCGCGCCTCGGCGGCGGTCGACATTGAAGGCCTGGCCTTCGAGGTATTGTTGCACCAGCAGCCCCGGCTGCTGGCCAGCCGGCGCCTGGCCGCGCAACTGGCGCGCCGCCAACTTAGTTGGCCAGCCTTGCGGGACCTGCAATGGATACTGGGCACGGAAGGCACCTCGGTCAGGCAGCAAGTCAGCAACATCTTTCTGCAAGAGGGAATCACGCCACCCCTGCCTGTGGTCGAAAGCGACTCGACCATGATCGTCGGCGACATCCTCGTCGCCAATGAAAATGCCATATCCATCATGCCCTCGGACATTGCCGCTGAACTGGTGCGCATCGCTGGGGTAGCCATAGTCCCCTACACCTTTTACTGGACCTTGCCACCTATCGCCCTATACACCCGGCTGGAAGATCCGCAAAGGGAAGCCGGCACGCGGTTTGCCCAAGCTCTGCGCAAGGCCTTCCCCGGAGGCCATCAACGCGAGGCCGGCCATGGGCGCTGA
- a CDS encoding NADP-dependent malic enzyme, giving the protein MSATTDRQAALDYHEFPHPGKISVTASKPLVTQHDLGLAYTPGVAAACEEIAADPMNAFRYTGRGNLVGVITNGTAVLGLGNIGALASKPVMEGKAVLFKKFAGIDVFDIEINETDPDKLVEIIAGLEPTFGGINLEDIKAPECFTVERKLRERLNIPVFHDDQHGTAITVSAAFINGLKVVGKDIADIKLVVSGAGAAALACLDLLVDLGVQLKNIWVADIEGVVYTGRTVLMDPKKERYAQDTALRTLGEVIDGADAFLGLSAGGVLKPDMVARMADKPLILALANPHPEILPEDAHAVRDDVVMATGRSDYPNQVNNVLCFPYIFRGALDVGATTITREMEKAAVLAIAGLAEEEQNEVVAAAYGTYDISFGAEYLIPKPFDPRLIVRIAPAVAQAAMESGVATRPLADLQAYADQLQQFVYHSGAFMKPLFTAARKMVREGGKSRIVFSEGEEERVLRAVQVIVDEKLARPILVGRPQVLQSRIEKYGLRLRLGQDVEVTNPEYDDRFHQYWTTYWELRCRHGVTKEMARVEMRRRLTLIGAMMVHLGDADGMICGTVGGYHDHLRYVDEVIGRKPGAQTYAGMNILLLDERTVALVDTHVNDHPTAEQIAEFTLAAAQQISWLNLVPKVAMLSRSNFGSGSSASGEKMRRAMELVLEQAPDLEIDGEMHGDCALDEALRRRILPNSRLTGSANLLVCPNVDAGNIAYNLLKTTAGANVAVGPFLLGANAPVHIVTTSSSVRRIIDMAALTVIDANREVQQNGA; this is encoded by the coding sequence ATGAGCGCCACGACCGATCGCCAAGCAGCCCTGGACTACCACGAATTTCCTCACCCCGGGAAGATCTCCGTTACCGCGAGCAAGCCGCTGGTAACGCAGCACGATCTCGGGCTGGCCTATACGCCGGGGGTGGCGGCGGCTTGTGAAGAAATCGCGGCTGATCCCATGAATGCCTTTCGCTATACCGGGCGCGGCAACCTGGTTGGGGTGATCACCAACGGCACGGCGGTGTTGGGCTTGGGCAATATAGGTGCGCTGGCTTCCAAGCCGGTGATGGAAGGCAAGGCGGTGCTGTTCAAGAAGTTTGCCGGCATCGATGTGTTCGACATCGAGATCAATGAAACCGATCCGGACAAGCTGGTCGAGATCATTGCCGGGCTGGAGCCCACTTTCGGCGGCATCAACCTGGAAGACATCAAGGCGCCCGAGTGCTTTACGGTCGAGCGCAAGCTGCGCGAGCGGCTGAACATCCCCGTATTCCACGACGACCAGCATGGCACGGCCATCACGGTCTCGGCTGCCTTCATCAACGGCCTGAAGGTGGTGGGCAAAGACATTGCCGATATCAAACTGGTCGTGTCGGGCGCAGGCGCCGCGGCCCTGGCGTGCCTGGACCTATTGGTCGATCTGGGCGTGCAGCTGAAAAACATTTGGGTAGCGGACATTGAAGGCGTGGTCTACACGGGGCGCACGGTGCTGATGGACCCCAAGAAAGAACGCTACGCGCAAGATACCGCCCTGCGCACGCTGGGCGAAGTGATAGACGGCGCGGATGCCTTCCTGGGCCTTTCCGCTGGCGGCGTGCTGAAGCCCGACATGGTGGCCCGCATGGCTGACAAACCCTTGATACTGGCGCTGGCCAACCCCCACCCGGAGATCCTCCCAGAGGACGCCCATGCGGTGCGTGACGACGTCGTCATGGCCACCGGCCGCTCCGACTATCCCAATCAGGTCAACAACGTTCTGTGCTTTCCGTATATTTTCCGCGGCGCGCTGGATGTCGGCGCCACCACCATCACGCGAGAGATGGAGAAGGCGGCCGTGCTCGCCATTGCCGGCCTGGCTGAAGAAGAGCAGAACGAAGTGGTGGCTGCCGCTTACGGCACCTACGATATTTCGTTTGGTGCCGAATACCTGATTCCCAAACCGTTTGATCCGCGCCTTATCGTGCGCATCGCGCCGGCGGTCGCCCAGGCAGCCATGGAAAGCGGCGTTGCCACGCGGCCACTGGCCGACCTGCAGGCCTACGCCGATCAATTGCAGCAGTTTGTGTACCACTCCGGCGCATTCATGAAACCGCTGTTCACCGCCGCCAGAAAGATGGTGCGCGAGGGCGGCAAGTCGCGCATCGTCTTCTCCGAAGGCGAAGAAGAGCGCGTGCTGCGCGCCGTGCAGGTTATCGTCGACGAAAAGCTGGCCCGTCCCATACTGGTCGGGCGCCCGCAGGTGCTGCAGTCCCGCATCGAGAAATACGGCTTACGGCTGCGTCTGGGCCAGGACGTTGAGGTTACCAACCCCGAATACGACGATCGCTTCCACCAATACTGGACCACCTACTGGGAGCTGCGCTGTCGGCACGGCGTGACCAAGGAAATGGCGCGCGTCGAAATGCGCCGTCGTCTGACTTTGATCGGCGCCATGATGGTGCACCTGGGCGATGCCGACGGCATGATCTGTGGCACCGTGGGCGGCTATCACGATCACTTGCGATACGTCGATGAAGTCATCGGGCGCAAACCTGGTGCGCAGACATACGCTGGCATGAACATCCTGCTGCTGGACGAAAGAACCGTGGCGCTGGTCGACACCCACGTCAATGATCACCCCACGGCGGAGCAGATCGCAGAGTTCACCTTGGCTGCGGCCCAGCAGATCTCCTGGCTCAATCTTGTGCCCAAGGTCGCGATGCTGTCGCGATCCAATTTTGGTTCAGGCAGTTCGGCATCGGGCGAGAAAATGCGCAGGGCGATGGAGCTGGTGTTGGAGCAGGCGCCCGACCTGGAGATCGATGGCGAAATGCACGGCGACTGCGCACTGGACGAAGCCTTGCGTCGGCGCATTCTGCCCAATTCGCGCTTGACCGGTTCGGCCAACCTGCTTGTTTGTCCCAACGTGGACGCCGGCAATATCGCCTACAACCTGCTCAAGACCACGGCTGGCGCCAATGTGGCTGTGGGACCCTTCCTGCTGGGCGCCAATGCGCCTGTGCATATCGTGACAACAAGTTCGTCGGTGCGGCGCATTATCGATATGGCCGCGCTGACTGTTATCGACGCCAACAGAGAGGTTCAGCAGAACGGCGCTTAA
- a CDS encoding cupin domain-containing protein codes for MKYIPTIPGILSAAAAVLLIPIALAQDATQTDGDKYKVVLENECVRVLEYRDQPGDKTQQHRHPAFVLYALSPFERTLTLPDGKVLRRQFKAGEVMWSEAQTHIGANVGQTATHVLITELKSSPQGNQGCTKR; via the coding sequence GTGAAATACATACCCACAATACCAGGCATCTTGTCCGCTGCCGCCGCAGTGCTGCTCATCCCCATTGCGCTCGCACAAGATGCCACCCAGACAGATGGAGATAAGTACAAGGTCGTGCTGGAAAACGAATGCGTCAGAGTGTTGGAGTATCGCGATCAGCCGGGCGACAAGACACAACAGCACCGTCATCCAGCGTTCGTTCTATACGCTCTAAGCCCGTTCGAACGGACATTGACCCTTCCCGATGGCAAGGTGCTGCGACGCCAGTTCAAGGCGGGCGAGGTCATGTGGTCGGAGGCGCAAACACATATTGGAGCAAATGTTGGCCAAACAGCCACACATGTTCTCATTACTGAATTGAAGAGCAGCCCTCAAGGCAACCAGGGGTGCACCAAACGTTGA
- a CDS encoding quinone oxidoreductase family protein, which yields MNFHDIYVRSGLYQTLALPGIPGIEGVGVVTELGSEVKHLDVGDRVAYIYLGYGAYSEERTLPAGAAIRLPAGIDDHLVAATLLKGLTAQVLVHEVYVVKSGDWILVHAAAGGVGSLLSQWASHLGARVIGTVGAEHKVELAQRYGCSHVIQYRQEDFVARVKDITGGEGVQVAYDAVGKDTFSGSLACLAPCGHLANYGQASGIVPPFEVSALFARSNSLSRPNVFQHLRTTEKLHAAAATLFKALNDQILQPGHITTFDLADAAQAHREMESRFRQGSVILTI from the coding sequence GTGAATTTCCACGATATTTACGTCCGTTCAGGTCTGTATCAGACGCTGGCTCTACCAGGGATTCCGGGTATCGAAGGGGTCGGAGTCGTCACTGAGCTGGGAAGCGAAGTCAAGCACCTGGACGTTGGCGACCGTGTCGCCTACATTTACCTAGGCTACGGCGCTTATTCGGAAGAACGAACGTTGCCCGCCGGGGCAGCGATTCGGCTACCTGCTGGCATTGACGACCACCTTGTCGCTGCCACCTTGCTCAAGGGCCTCACCGCGCAGGTTCTAGTGCACGAGGTTTACGTCGTTAAGTCGGGTGACTGGATACTGGTCCACGCGGCTGCGGGGGGTGTTGGCTCCTTGCTAAGCCAGTGGGCCAGCCACTTGGGCGCCCGGGTCATTGGCACGGTTGGGGCAGAACATAAAGTGGAGCTCGCGCAGCGCTATGGATGCAGTCATGTTATTCAGTATAGGCAAGAGGATTTTGTCGCCCGGGTTAAAGACATTACGGGCGGCGAAGGCGTCCAGGTAGCGTACGACGCCGTTGGCAAGGACACTTTTTCTGGGTCACTGGCATGCTTGGCGCCGTGTGGTCATTTGGCCAATTATGGACAAGCGTCGGGCATCGTGCCGCCGTTTGAAGTATCGGCCTTATTCGCTCGGTCCAACTCGCTGTCCCGACCGAACGTATTCCAGCACCTGCGGACTACCGAGAAACTGCACGCCGCAGCAGCGACGCTTTTCAAAGCGTTAAACGATCAGATCTTGCAGCCGGGCCACATCACCACGTTCGACCTCGCCGATGCAGCGCAAGCGCATCGTGAAATGGAATCCCGGTTCCGACAAGGGTCTGTGATACTCACGATATAG
- a CDS encoding isochorismatase family protein: MNKALIVIDIQNDYFPGGAFTLENADEACKGAVEAIEQAKRDGWLVVGVQHVGSPDGPAFKPNTEGVKIHSTIAAALGDAPIVVKGEADSFFKTNLEQIVRDAGITDIYLTGMMTQHCVTHTALSPQASDMKVHIIAKGCAAPAKALSDLALQGLSARCEVV, translated from the coding sequence ATGAATAAAGCACTTATCGTTATCGATATTCAGAACGACTACTTTCCTGGCGGTGCATTCACACTGGAAAATGCCGACGAAGCTTGCAAAGGTGCTGTCGAAGCCATTGAGCAAGCGAAGCGCGATGGATGGCTGGTTGTGGGGGTGCAGCACGTCGGTTCACCCGATGGCCCCGCTTTCAAGCCCAACACCGAAGGCGTGAAAATCCACAGTACCATTGCTGCCGCGTTGGGTGATGCACCCATTGTTGTAAAAGGCGAGGCTGACAGTTTCTTCAAAACAAACTTGGAGCAAATCGTGCGCGACGCTGGCATCACTGACATTTATCTTACCGGCATGATGACTCAGCACTGTGTGACGCATACTGCACTGTCTCCGCAAGCCAGCGACATGAAAGTTCATATCATCGCCAAAGGCTGCGCCGCACCTGCCAAAGCCTTGAGTGACTTAGCCCTGCAAGGTCTGAGCGCTAGATGCGAGGTTGTATAG
- a CDS encoding helix-turn-helix domain-containing protein yields the protein MKNERFTSVWDAIEDTHEEAENMKLRSVLMTALKQHIVRVKMSQTEAAKLFGVTQPRVSDLMRGKINVFGLDALVNMTAAAGLHIEMRVLEPA from the coding sequence ATGAAAAACGAACGATTTACCAGCGTCTGGGATGCGATCGAAGACACCCACGAAGAAGCAGAAAACATGAAGCTTCGATCAGTCCTCATGACGGCGCTGAAGCAGCACATAGTTCGCGTCAAGATGAGCCAGACCGAAGCCGCCAAGCTTTTTGGCGTGACCCAGCCCCGCGTCTCTGACCTGATGCGCGGAAAAATCAACGTTTTCGGTCTTGATGCACTGGTAAATATGACCGCTGCCGCTGGACTGCACATTGAGATGCGTGTTCTTGAGCCTGCCTAA
- a CDS encoding type II toxin-antitoxin system RelE/ParE family toxin — translation MPPLKPVEFLGSSLDDLRAFPPSAKREAGYQIDQVQNGFDPDDWKPMNVVGQGVREIRVRDGAGAFRVIYIAKFADAVYVIHCFQKKTEKTNKADIDLASKRYRDLLQEPSK, via the coding sequence ATGCCGCCGCTTAAGCCTGTCGAGTTCCTCGGAAGTTCACTTGATGATCTTCGTGCCTTCCCGCCCTCTGCCAAGCGCGAAGCGGGTTACCAGATCGATCAGGTGCAGAACGGTTTTGATCCGGATGACTGGAAGCCTATGAACGTAGTGGGCCAAGGTGTCAGAGAAATCCGCGTTCGCGATGGCGCCGGCGCCTTCAGGGTCATCTACATTGCCAAGTTCGCCGATGCCGTCTATGTGATCCACTGCTTCCAGAAAAAGACAGAGAAAACCAACAAGGCGGATATAGATCTGGCCTCGAAACGCTATCGGGACCTACTGCAGGAGCCAAGTAAATGA
- a CDS encoding sulfatase produces the protein MRTIFVIFDSLVRNALESYGGTSIATPNFRRFSERAITFDNHFAGSLPCMPARRDMHTGRLNFLHRSWGPLEPFDQSFSELLRSQGTYTHLISDHYHYWEDGGATYHNRYSSWDFIRGQEWDKWKAMVKPPMERFKTMYHAMQQPEGAEDGRLQAMINREYVRDENDFCCPRSFASAFEFLDTNRDADDWLLHLECFDPHEPFFAPARFREQYPSGYTGPILDWPRYKRAEESEDEIKELRSNYAALLAMCDEYFGKLIDYLDEHDMWKDTAVVLTTDHGFLLAEHDWWGKNRMPFFNEIAHIPLIIHHPAYAEQAGTRRKALTQTTDIMPTLLDCHGMAPPHTVEGHSLLPVLAEDAPLREALLYGMFGAGTNITDGRYTYFCYPEDMTRQMLYEYTLMPMHLKGLFHVDELRQAELTSGFGFSQGVPLLKVPARRNVKGQPVGHRGQGGGYEDTTTVLYDLETDYEQQHPFRDEAIENRLLTSMSKIMEANEAPAEAFTRLGLPSPWAPAGQH, from the coding sequence ATGCGCACGATTTTTGTAATATTCGACTCTCTGGTCCGTAATGCTTTGGAGAGTTACGGCGGAACCTCCATTGCCACACCGAACTTCAGGCGCTTTTCCGAGCGTGCCATTACTTTCGACAATCATTTTGCCGGCAGCTTGCCGTGCATGCCTGCTCGGCGCGACATGCACACAGGCCGCCTTAATTTCCTGCATCGAAGCTGGGGGCCACTAGAGCCGTTTGATCAATCGTTCTCTGAACTGCTGCGCAGCCAAGGCACTTACACGCACCTGATCTCCGATCATTATCACTATTGGGAAGACGGCGGGGCCACCTATCACAACCGTTACTCCTCCTGGGACTTCATCCGGGGGCAGGAATGGGATAAATGGAAGGCCATGGTCAAGCCGCCCATGGAGCGTTTCAAGACGATGTACCACGCCATGCAGCAGCCCGAAGGCGCCGAAGACGGCCGACTGCAGGCCATGATCAATCGTGAGTATGTTCGAGACGAAAACGACTTCTGCTGCCCCCGCTCGTTCGCTTCGGCGTTTGAGTTTCTCGACACCAACCGAGATGCGGATGACTGGCTGCTGCATCTTGAATGCTTCGACCCCCACGAGCCCTTCTTCGCTCCCGCCCGCTTTCGCGAGCAGTACCCCAGCGGATACACCGGCCCCATCCTCGATTGGCCCAGATACAAGCGGGCAGAAGAGAGCGAAGACGAGATAAAAGAACTGCGCTCGAACTACGCAGCGCTGCTGGCCATGTGCGACGAATATTTCGGCAAGCTAATCGATTACCTCGACGAGCACGACATGTGGAAAGACACGGCGGTAGTGTTGACGACGGACCACGGGTTCTTGCTGGCGGAACATGACTGGTGGGGCAAAAACAGAATGCCCTTCTTCAACGAGATCGCGCACATCCCGCTGATCATTCACCATCCTGCCTATGCCGAGCAAGCAGGCACTCGCCGCAAGGCCCTGACGCAAACTACCGACATCATGCCTACCTTGCTGGACTGCCATGGGATGGCGCCGCCGCATACTGTTGAAGGGCATTCACTGTTGCCTGTACTGGCTGAAGACGCCCCCCTGCGCGAGGCCCTCCTATATGGCATGTTTGGCGCTGGCACCAACATCACTGACGGACGCTACACCTACTTTTGTTATCCCGAAGACATGACCCGCCAGATGCTATACGAGTACACCCTGATGCCCATGCATTTAAAGGGCTTGTTCCATGTGGATGAGCTTCGCCAGGCCGAGCTGACGTCAGGGTTCGGCTTCTCGCAAGGGGTTCCATTACTGAAGGTGCCAGCAAGGCGCAACGTAAAGGGACAGCCAGTCGGCCATCGAGGTCAAGGCGGTGGCTATGAAGACACCACGACAGTGCTGTACGACCTGGAAACAGACTACGAGCAGCAGCATCCCTTCCGTGATGAAGCCATCGAGAACCGCCTGCTGACCTCCATGTCAAAGATCATGGAAGCCAACGAGGCGCCAGCAGAGGCGTTTACGCGCCTGGGGCTACCCAGCCCATGGGCCCCCGCCGGTCAGCACTAG
- a CDS encoding Bug family tripartite tricarboxylate transporter substrate binding protein yields the protein MNFKKFALVLLTPWLFVGTAASAADYPTQPLNIVVPWPAGGLVDFPARAIAEKLQASLGVPVVVRNKPGAGGIIGASEVARAAPDGYTIMLTTSALNMNDAIRSDMPFDVKKDFEPVGVAAYTSLILVTGQNGPDTVAELIAEASKSPGKLSYASAGAGTPGNFAGEMLKTAKDLEIVHVPYKGGPPAMMDQIAGLIDFHFANAAVALPQLEANKIKALGVASMKRMPQLPEVPTLVEQGVADFDLDQWIGFLAPAGTPTAIVERLSQEIGNALQDPALQDSLQRNGMTAAQAQTPGAFKDYLRKDLEKWTTVAKTSAIKLD from the coding sequence ATGAACTTCAAGAAATTTGCCCTGGTACTGCTTACCCCATGGCTTTTCGTAGGTACTGCGGCCTCAGCGGCCGATTACCCAACCCAACCTTTGAACATCGTCGTCCCGTGGCCCGCAGGCGGCCTGGTCGACTTCCCAGCCAGGGCTATTGCGGAGAAGCTGCAAGCAAGCCTGGGCGTGCCGGTGGTTGTGAGGAACAAGCCCGGGGCCGGCGGCATCATCGGTGCCTCCGAAGTGGCTCGGGCTGCACCAGATGGATACACCATCATGCTGACTACCAGTGCACTGAATATGAATGACGCCATACGATCCGATATGCCCTTCGACGTAAAGAAGGACTTTGAGCCGGTCGGCGTGGCAGCCTATACCTCTCTTATTCTTGTAACGGGCCAGAACGGCCCGGACACTGTGGCCGAACTCATTGCCGAGGCGTCGAAGTCTCCAGGCAAACTGAGTTATGCCTCGGCCGGAGCCGGCACCCCGGGTAACTTTGCCGGAGAGATGCTTAAAACGGCTAAAGATCTCGAGATCGTTCACGTACCGTACAAGGGTGGACCGCCCGCCATGATGGACCAGATCGCGGGCTTGATTGATTTCCACTTTGCAAACGCCGCCGTCGCCCTGCCACAACTGGAGGCGAACAAGATCAAGGCACTAGGCGTGGCCAGCATGAAGCGTATGCCACAACTTCCTGAAGTGCCCACCTTGGTGGAACAAGGCGTCGCCGACTTCGACCTGGACCAATGGATAGGGTTTCTTGCTCCCGCCGGAACGCCCACCGCTATTGTTGAACGACTCAGCCAGGAAATCGGCAACGCGCTGCAAGACCCGGCGCTACAGGACTCCTTGCAGCGCAATGGCATGACTGCGGCTCAAGCCCAAACGCCGGGGGCCTTCAAGGACTATCTGCGGAAAGACCTGGAAAAATGGACGACTGTCGCTAAGACGTCAGCAATCAAACTGGATTAA
- a CDS encoding GntR family transcriptional regulator — protein MSFLDSKVPRYLQLADLMRQRITRGEWPKDHKLPTLEDLLDEFGVARATVRQALDVLAREGLVSRQRGRGTFVTKQPKTDRWINVVTSLQDLSNIYRDTQPSIVNIDEASRLPLLHANEGTPAPHYVFMRRVHYRESAAYCVINIYLDEDVFKKDPARFRQETVIPLLASIGNLADGHQTLTIGTADMEVARLLNLPFNAPVAEVRRVLRDAGNRIIYLAEVTYRGDAIRVEMDLKT, from the coding sequence ATGAGCTTTCTTGACAGCAAAGTGCCTCGGTACCTTCAATTGGCTGACCTCATGCGCCAGCGCATCACGCGCGGCGAATGGCCAAAAGATCATAAGCTTCCCACGCTGGAAGATCTGCTGGACGAGTTTGGCGTCGCGCGGGCCACGGTTCGGCAAGCCCTTGACGTGTTGGCGCGCGAGGGGCTCGTGTCCCGACAACGCGGGCGTGGCACCTTCGTAACGAAGCAGCCCAAGACCGATCGGTGGATCAACGTCGTCACATCGCTCCAGGATCTGTCCAATATCTATCGGGACACACAACCATCGATCGTGAATATTGATGAAGCCAGCCGTCTTCCTTTGCTGCACGCCAACGAGGGTACACCTGCACCCCACTATGTCTTCATGAGACGCGTCCACTATCGCGAAAGCGCAGCCTACTGCGTGATCAATATCTATCTTGACGAAGACGTATTCAAGAAAGACCCCGCCCGCTTTCGCCAAGAAACAGTAATACCTTTACTGGCATCTATCGGCAACCTCGCGGATGGACACCAGACGCTCACTATCGGGACAGCCGATATGGAAGTTGCCCGCTTGTTGAATTTGCCGTTCAACGCACCGGTTGCGGAGGTGCGCCGCGTGCTCAGAGACGCCGGAAATCGCATCATTTATCTCGCGGAAGTCACGTATCGGGGTGATGCCATCAGGGTCGAAATGGACCTGAAAACCTGA